The Hippoglossus stenolepis isolate QCI-W04-F060 chromosome 11, HSTE1.2, whole genome shotgun sequence genome includes a window with the following:
- the dnajc1 gene encoding dnaJ homolog subfamily C member 1, with translation MGVCAGLCGSLLVCLTLLLSAVPPLTAWEADLELLDLVEEIPQTFYQFLSLDQDAAAGEIKKAYRRMSLTLHPDKNKDEDAETQFRQLVAIYEVLKDEERRRKYDDILVNGLPDWRQPVFYYRRVRKMSNSELGFLLFLILTIGHYAVIWSIYLEKQLDELLSKKKKDKKKKLSSRPAEELRFIGQDRTDRVHDRPHWQDILPLKLSIWMYLSVKNLPQTVQEVKKFYEDYQQMKQQQREEAEAEHEAVTRERRPKVKKPKEPKEFPVYKPSSENLNYQSYDQTSSIEEIEDQMDVWLQDSRGTRKKAADWTEDELSLLSRLMVKFPGGTPGRWDKIAHELGRSVSEVTTKVKQVKDNVSHTSGLVKLSELKSPLPVRVLTVADSVMTQRVGGACEEEQDVEEALAVRQRNKKSSADGGGVKLRSRRQRDFDPAAVEEEDESEPQENRDGADPAAWTQNQQKLLELALQQFPRGTIERWDRIARVVPGKTKEECMIRYKMLAELVQKRKQAKS, from the exons ATGGGGGTCTGTGCGGGTCTGTGCGGGTCCCTGCTGGTCTGCCTGACCCTACTGCTCTCCGCGGTCCCCCCTCTGACTGCTTGGGAGGCGGATTTGGAACTGCTGGACCTGGTGGAGGAGATCCCACAGACCTTCTACCAGTTCCTGTCCCTGGACCAG gACGCCGCAGCAGGAGAGATAAAGAAGGCGTATCGCCGTATGTCTCTCACGCTGCATCCGGATAAGAACAAAGACGAAGACGCTGAGACTCAGTTCAGACAG CTCGTCGCCATTTATGAAGTCCTGAAGGACGAGGAGCGAAGACGCAA ATATGATGACATCCTGGTGAACGGGCTTCCTGACTGGCGGCAGCCAGTCTTCTACTACAGACGAGTGAGAAAGATGAGTAACTCTGAACTgggcttcctcctcttcctgatcCTCACTATTGGACACTACGCGGTCATCTGGTCCATCTACCTGGAGAAACAGCTG GACGAGTTGCTGagtaagaagaaaaaagataagAAGAAAAAGCTGAGCTCCAGACCAGCAGAGGAGCTCAGGTTTATCGGCCAGGATCGGACCGACAG ggTTCACGACCGACCTCATTGGCAGGACATCCTCCCTCTGAAGCTCAGCATCTGGATGTACCTGTCTGTCAAAAATCTGCCTCAGACCGTGCAG gaggTGAAGAAGTTCTATGAGGACTATCAGCagatgaaacagcagcagagagaagaagctgaagcCGAACACGAAGCTGTGACCA GAGAGAGGAGACCAAAGGTCAAGAAGCCAAAGGAGCCAAAAGAGTTTCCAGTTTACAAGCCATCATCTGAGAACCTGAACTACCAGAGCTATGACCAGACCTCATCCATTGAGGAGATCGAAGACCAGATGGACGTCTGGCTGCAGGACAGCAGAGGCACTAGGAAGAAG GCTGCAGACTGGACGGAGGACGAGCTCAGTCTCCTCAGCAGGTTGATGGTTAAATTTCCAGGAGGAACGCCAGGTCGATGGGATAAGATCGCTCATGAACTGGGACGATCAGTATCTGAA GTGACGACCAAGGTGAAACAGGTGAAAGACAATGTGAGCCACACCTCAG GTCTGGTGAAGCTGTCTGAGCTGAAGAGCCCTCTTCCTGTGAGGGTACTTACGGTTGCTGACAGCGTGATGACTCAGAGGGTGGGTGGGGCCTGTGAGGAAGAGCAGGATGTAGAGGAAGCTCTGGCTGTGCGCCAGAGGAATAAGAAGTCCTCTGCAGACGGGGGAGGGGTGAAGCTCAGAAGTCGTCGGCAAAGAGATTTCGACCCTGCGGCtgtggaagaagaggatgagtcAGAGCCTCAGGAGAACAGAGACGGGGCGGATCCTGCCGCTTGGACTCAGAAccagcaaaaactactggaacTTGCTCTGCAACAGTTTCCCCGTGGAACCATAGAACGCTGGGACCGCATTGCCAGGGTGGTTCCTGGGAAAACCAAG GAGGAGTGTATGATCCGTTACAAGATGTTGGCTGAGCTGGTTCAGAAGAGGAAACAGGCCAAGAGCTGA